From Bacillota bacterium:
ATGGCCATCGCCCGGGCCACCCGTCGGCTCGGACCGGAGCCAAAGGAAAATCCCGCCATACTCAGGGCAAGTCCGCCCAACCACCGACAACCTGCTTCCCTGGCGAACTGGCGACAGATTTTCAGTGCAGTATTGTTATGATTTCCCTCGGGAAAGCCACAGTTCAACACGACCGCTAACCACTTACCCTGTACCCTATCGACAAGCCGTTCCAGCGCAGCAATGGCAGGCGCAGGAATTGAGTCCACATATACCGGGAGACTGAGAATCAGGAGATCCGCAGAAGCAATGGAGCGCTCGGCCTCACCCCACGCCTCACCGGTGCAGAAGGCAAGGTGCAAACTTTCTGTTTCAAGTCCACACTCGCTCAGTTCTTTCAACAACGCTGTGCCCAATTTCCAAGAAGCGCCCTTTTGCCTGGGACTGCCAACCAGCAACAACGCCTTCATTTTACCACCCCCAGCTCCCCTAAAATGGAGGCAAGTTCTGCTTCTAGCTTATTTGCTCCAGTATTCTCATTGAATACATGACTGACAAAGTCCTGAGGGTACATATTCAGTCTGTTTCGCTCAGCCAACTCCTTAAAGATTTCCTCCACCCCAGAATCCGGAGTTTTCTGGACACCGAGTATCGCCAAAGCAGGATACCTGGAATAGCGCTTAACATGGTGGGTCTCCCCCTGGTATTGGGTACAGAGCCCAGAAAGATTGGGGATCAATCGGTCAACTGCCTTTTTGAGCACTGACGAATAGCCGCCAAAGGTCACAGGTGTCAGCAGTACCACTAGTTCGCTGTCCATAAATTTCCGGGCAATATCGTTTCCGATATCACCAATGATGCATTCTCCAGGAGTAATCAGCCAGCAATGAAAACACCCCCGGCACCATGCGATGTCCCTATCAGCAAGCCGGACATGTTCTACATTGTTTTGTCCCACAATAGAGCACACCAGCTCACCGATCCTGTTTTCCCGGGCAGGGAAACCGTCTAAGACCAAGATTTTCATGATCCCCCTCTTTTCCACTCTAAATTAGCAAGCGGCATTAAAAAATCGGCGTAGGGATTTTATTGGCGCCGCCGGGAGTTAGCTTCTTCTCGTAATCATCAAGGTAAGGCACCTGTTCGCGGGCCCAGACCAGAGCCTCTTTATCAATTGCCCGAACAA
This genomic window contains:
- a CDS encoding NAD(P)H-dependent oxidoreductase is translated as MKALLLVGSPRQKGASWKLGTALLKELSECGLETESLHLAFCTGEAWGEAERSIASADLLILSLPVYVDSIPAPAIAALERLVDRVQGKWLAVVLNCGFPEGNHNNTALKICRQFAREAGCRWLGGLALSMAGFSFGSGPSRRVARAMAIAAPALAQGEPVPKRAVKLAAKRPMPKWLYLAVLNWNFRKVAAKRGKAPINHQPYL
- a CDS encoding flavodoxin family protein, which translates into the protein MKILVLDGFPARENRIGELVCSIVGQNNVEHVRLADRDIAWCRGCFHCWLITPGECIIGDIGNDIARKFMDSELVVLLTPVTFGGYSSVLKKAVDRLIPNLSGLCTQYQGETHHVKRYSRYPALAILGVQKTPDSGVEEIFKELAERNRLNMYPQDFVSHVFNENTGANKLEAELASILGELGVVK